The DNA window AGGGCTCCCGCTGGAACGCGCCGCCGCAGCCCGCTCCACCAGCGTCACCGACCATCCGTGCCGGGCGAGCCAGAAGGCGACTGTGGGACCGGCAACGCCGGCTCCGGAGATCAATGCGGTGTGGTTGGGCATGCCGCCACGCTATCCGCACTGAGTGCAGAATTGCAATGAGTGCGGACTCGCGTTTAATGCTGAATCGCAGTGGGTGCGTATACTGGCGTCGTGTCACTTCGTGATCGCAAGCGGGCCCGCACTCGTGAGGCGCTGATCGCCGCCGCCGCGGAGTTGTTCGAGGAGCAGGGCTACGAGGCGACGACCGTCGCGCAGATCGCCGGCGCCGCCGACATCGGCACGCGGACTTTCTTCAGCTACTTCCCCGGCAAGGAGGACGTGCTCTTCCCGGAGGCCGATCAGCGGGTGCACGCCGCCGTCCACTCGATCGAGGCGCGCGGCCCCGAGGACGGGCCGGCCGAGGTGTTGCTCCGGGCGTTGCGCCAGGTGGGTGACGACAGCGACGACCTCGCCGGCCGGCTCGCCGCCCTGCGTCTGCGGCTGATCCGCACGGTGCCGGTCGTGCGGGGCCGAGCCCTGCAGATCCAGATGGACGCGCAGCGGGAGATCGCCCGGCACCTGGCTGCCGCCTTCCCGGAGCGGCTCGACGAGGTGCGCGCGGCGGCCCTGACCGGCGCGTTCGTCGGCGCGGTCACCGGCGCGCTGCAGGTGCTGCTGGAGGATGAGGGAAGCGCGGACGACCCGGCAGCCGTGCAGCGGGCCGTGGAGGTGGCGGTCGACGCGGCCCTCGAGCCCTGGTTCCGCTGA is part of the Actinoplanes missouriensis 431 genome and encodes:
- a CDS encoding TetR family transcriptional regulator; the protein is MSLRDRKRARTREALIAAAAELFEEQGYEATTVAQIAGAADIGTRTFFSYFPGKEDVLFPEADQRVHAAVHSIEARGPEDGPAEVLLRALRQVGDDSDDLAGRLAALRLRLIRTVPVVRGRALQIQMDAQREIARHLAAAFPERLDEVRAAALTGAFVGAVTGALQVLLEDEGSADDPAAVQRAVEVAVDAALEPWFR